Proteins encoded in a region of the Ranitomeya imitator isolate aRanImi1 chromosome 9, aRanImi1.pri, whole genome shotgun sequence genome:
- the LOC138649786 gene encoding catalase-like: MAGRCLYSAQFQKSGKEAQGAQPELMTTSNGDPIGNLTTSLTVGPRGPVLLQDAIFIEEISHFVRERIPERVVHARGAGAFGCFEVTHDITKYCKAQMFQYVGKKTPVAVRFSTTTGETGTSELVRDPRGFAVKFYTQQGNWDIVGNNTPIFFIRDPILFPSLSHAQKRNPQTHRKDPNMLWDFLSLRPESLHEVTHLFSDKGIPDGYRHMDGFSNHAFKLVNAQGEAVFAKFQWTSNQGLKNLPRETAKALAAKNPDYANTDLQDAINKGDFPSWTLCIQVMTPEQVKKMPFNPFDVTKVWYEDEFPLIPIGKFTLNRNPVNFFAEVEQLAFSPSNLVPGIEPSPDKVLHGRMFAYGDAQRYRLGVNFAQIPVNAPMRSRAANVQRDGLMAMGENQGNAPNYYPNSYGGPQDRREYQQSSSSVQGDVARYDDSEDNVSQVRKFYLDLSQEERQRLCENIAESLSGAQLFIQKRAVKNFSDVHPEYGRRVLVELDKLGAAKQAEQSNLTPILQKVTLH, from the exons ATGGCTGGACGATGTCTGTACAGTGCTCAGTTCCAGAAGTCTGGGAAAGAAGCCCAGGGTGCTCAG CCGGAGCTGATGACCACGTCCAATGGAGACCCCATCGGAAACTTGACCACTTCATTGACTGTGGGCCCTCGAGGGCCAGTTCTCCTTCAGGATGCAATATTCATTGAAGAAATTTCTCACTTTGTCCGGGAGCGTATTCCCGAGAGGGTGGTGCACGCTCGTGGCGCCG GAGCGTTCGGTTGCTTCGAGGTCACTCATGATATCACCAAGTATTGCAAGGCCCAAATGTTTCAGTACGTCGGGAAGAAGACGCCGGTAGCCGTCCGCTTCTCTACTACCA CTGGAGAAACAGGGACATCAGAACTGGTTAGAGATCCTCGCGGATTCGCTGTAAAATTCTACACGCAACAAGGAAACTGGGATATTGTTGGGAATAACACCCCAATATTCTTCATAAGGGACCCCATCTTG TTTCCATCACTTtcccatgctcagaagaggaacccTCAGACTCATCGTAAAGACCCAAACATGCTGTGGGATTTCTTGAGCCTTCGTCCTGAAAGCCTACACGAG GTCACCCACCTGTTTTCGGACAAGGGCATTCCTGATGGATATCGACACATGGATGGATTTTCGAACCACGCGTTTAAGCTGGTGAACGCCCAGGGGGAGGCCGTGTTTGCGAAATTCCAGTGGACG TCTAACCAGGGGCTGAAAAATCTGCCCAGAGAGACGGCGAAGGCTCTGGCGGCAAAAAATCCTGACTACGCCAATACCGATCTTCAGGACGCCATAAATAAGGGCGACTTCCCATCCTGGACATTGTGCATCCAAGTCATGACCCCGGAACAAGTCAAGAAGATGCCGTTCAACCCTTTCGATGTCACAAAG gtcTGGTACGAGGATGAGTTCCCGTTGATACCCATAGGAAAGTTTACATTGAACAGGAATCCAGTCAACTTCTTTGCTGAAGTGGAGCAGCTCGCCTTCTCGCCAAGTAACTTGGTGCCAGGAATCGAGCCCAGTCCTGACAAGGTCCTGCAT GGGCGCATGTTTGCCTACGGAGATGCTCAGCGTTACCGGCTGGGAGTGAATTTTGCGCAGATTCCAGTAAACGCCCCGATGAGGTCTAGAGCCGCCAATGTACAGCGTGATGGGTTAATGGCAATGGGTGAAAATCAAG GAAATGCTCCGAACTATTATCCAAACAGTTATGGGGGTCCCCAGGACAGGCGTGAGTACCAGCAGAGCTCATCCAGCGTACAAGGGGATGTGGCCAGGTACGACGATTCAGAAGATAACGTGTCTCAG GTGAGAAAATTCTACCTGGATCTGTCACAAGAGGAGCGGCAGCGGCTTTGTGAGAACATCGCAGAGAGCTTGTCTGGAGCCCAACTTTTCATTCAGAAGAGAGCG GTAAAGAACTTCTCAGACGTGCACCCGGAGTACGGGAGGAGGGTACTGGTGGAACTGGACAAACTGGGAGCTGCCAAGCAG GCAGAACAATCCAATCTGACCCCGATACTACAGAAGGTGACCCTGCACTAA